A portion of the Perognathus longimembris pacificus isolate PPM17 chromosome 20, ASM2315922v1, whole genome shotgun sequence genome contains these proteins:
- the Klc3 gene encoding kinesin light chain 3 — translation MSVQVASPGSAGLGPERLTPEDLVRQTRQVVQGLEALRAEHRGLAGHLAERAALGPGGPELLEEKQQVVERSLEAIELGLGEAQVLLALSAHVGVLEAEKQRLRAQARRLAQENAWLREELEETQRRLRASEEAVAQLEEEKNHLQFLGQLRQYDPPEDSQRPESPPRRDSLASLFPSEEEERKGPEAAGAAAAQQGGYEIPARLRTLHNLVIQYAGQGRYEVAVPLCRQALEDLERSSGHCHPDVATMLNILALVYRDQNKYKEATELLHDALHIREQTLGAEHPAVAATLNNLAVLYGKRGRYREAEPLCQRALEIREKVLGADHPDVAKQLNNLALLCQNQGKFEDVERHYARALSIYEALGGPHDPNVAKTKNNLASAYLKQSKYEQAEALYKEILGPEGLPAALGAPGTGTAGDAEQQVIHRSSSFSKLRESIKRGSEKLVSRLRGDGMAGMAGMKRAMSLSTLNVDGPRASRTQLPARHLSASIQDLSPR, via the exons ATGTCGGTGCAGGTGGCGTCGCCGGGAAGCGCGGGGCTGGGCCCCGAGCGCCTGACCCCGGAGGATCTGGTGCGGCAGACGCGGCAGGTGGTGCAGGGGCTGGAGGCGCTGCGGGCGGAGCACCGCGGCCTGGCCGGGCACCTGGCCGAGCGGGCGGCCCTGGGCCCCGGAGGCCCCGAGCTGCTGGAAGAGAAGCAGCAGGTGGTAGAGCGGTCGCTGGAGGCCATCGAGCTGGGGCTGGGCGAGGCTCAG GTCCTGCTGGCCCTGTCAGCCCACGTTGGCGTGCTGGAGGCCGAGAAGCAGAGGCTGCGGGCACAGGCGCGGAGGCTGGCGCAGGAGAACGCGTGGCTgcgggaggagctggaggagacgCAGCGGCGGTTGCGGGCCAGCGAGGAGGCTGTGGCGCagctggaggaggagaagaacCACCTCCAGTTCCTGGGGCAGCTGCGGCAGTATGACCCACCCGAGGACAGCCAG AGGCCCGAGTCCCCACCTCGCCGAGACAGCCTGGCCTCCCTGTTCCCCAGTGAGGAGGAAGAGCGGAAAG GTCCTGAGGCAGCAGGGGCAGCCGCGGCCCAGCAGGGGGGCTATGAGATCCCTGCGCGCCTGCGCACGCTGCACAACCTGGTGATCCAGTACGCAGGCCAGGGCCGCTACGAGGTGGCCGTGCCCCTGTGCCGCCAGGCCCTGGAGGACCTGGAGCGCAGCTCGGGCCACTGCCACCCGGACGTGGCCACCATGCTCAACATCCTGGCGCTGGTGTACCG GGACCAGAACAAATACAAAGAGGCCACAGAGCTCCTCCACGATGCCCTGCACATCCGGGAGCAGACGCTGGGCGCTGAGCACCCCGCG GTGGCTGCCACCCTCAACAACCTGGCTGTCTTGTACGGGAAGCGTGGCCGTTACCGTGAGGCCGAGCCCCTGTGCCAGCGCGCCCTGGAGATCCGGGAGAAG GTCCTGGGCGCAGACCACCCGGACGTGGCCAAGCAGCTCAACAACCTGGCGCTGCTGTGCCAGAACCAGGGCAAGTTCGAGGACGTGGAGCGGCActatgcccgggccctgagtatCTACGAGGCCCTGGGGGGCCCCCATGACCCCAACGTGGCCAAGACCAAGAACAACCTG gcctccgCCTACCTGAAGCAGAGCAAGTATGAGCAGGCCGAGGCGCTGTACAAGGAGATCCTGGGCCCGGAAGGCTTGCCGGCCGCCCTGG GAGCCCCTGGCACAGGCACAGCTGGTGATGCGGAGCAGCAG GTCATCCATCGGAGCAGCTCCTTCTCTAAGCTCCGGGAGTCCATCAAGCGCGGGAGTGAGAAGCTGGTCTCCCGCCTCCGCGGGGATGGCATGGCAGGCATGGCCGG GATGAAGAGGGCCATGTCGCTCAGCACGCTCAATGTGGACGGTCCGAGGGCCTCCAGGACGCAG CTCCCTGCCCGGCACCTGAGCGccagcatccaggacctgagcCCGCGCTAG
- the Ercc2 gene encoding general transcription and DNA repair factor IIH helicase subunit XPD isoform X1, whose translation MKLNVDGLLVYFPYDYIYPEQFSYMLELKRTLDAKGHGVLEMPSGTGKTVSLLALIMAYQRAYPLEVTKLIYCSRTVPEIEKVIEELRKLLNFYEKQEGEKLPFLGLALSSRKNLCIHPEVTPLRFGKDVDGKCHSLTASYVRAQYQQDASLPHCRFYEEFDTHGRQVPLPAGIYNLDDLKALGQRQGWCPYFLARYSILHANVVVYSYHYLLDPKIADLVSKELARKAVVVFDEAHNIDNVCIDSMSVNLTRRTLDRCQSNLDTLQKTVLRIKETDEQRLREEYRRLVEGLREASAARETDAHLANPVLPDEVLQEAVPGSIRTAEHFLGFLRRLLEYVKWRLRVQHVVQESPPAFLGSLAQRVCIQRKPLRFCAERLRSLLHTLEIADLADFSPLTLLANFATLVSTYAKGFTIIIEPFDDRTPTIANPVLHFSCMDASLAIKPVFERFQSVIITSGTLSPLDIYPKILDFHPVTMATFTMTLARVCLCPMIIGRGNDQVAISSKFETREDIAVIRNYGNLLLEMSAVVPDGIVAFFTSYQYMESTVASWYEQGILENIQRNKLLFIETQDGAETSVALEKYQEACENGRGAILLSVARGKVSEGIDFVHHYGRAVIMFGVPYVYTQSRILKARLEYLRDQFQIRENDFLTFDAMRHAAQCVGRAIRGKTDYGLMVFADKRFARADKRGKLPRWIQEHLTDANLNLTVDEGVQVAKYFLRQMAQPFHREDQLGLSLLSLEQLQSEETLRRVEQIAQQL comes from the exons atgaA GCTCAATGTGGACGGGCTGCTGGTCTACTTCCCGTACGACTACATCTACCCGGAGCAGTTCTCCTACATGCTGGAGCTCAAACGCACGCTGGATGCCAAG GGTCATGGAGTCTTGGAGATGCCTTCAGGTACTGGGAAGACAGTGTCCCTTCTGGCTCTGATTATGGCCTACCAGCGG GCGTACCCACTGGAGGTCACCAAACTCATCTATTGCTCGAGAACAGTGCCCGAGATTGAGAAG GTGATTGAGGAGCTGCGCAAGTTGCTTAATTTCTATGAGAAGCAGGAGGGTGAGAAGCTGCcatttttgggtctggctctgaGCTCTCGCAAGAACCTGTGTATTCACCCCGAG GTGACGCCCCTGCGCTTCGGGAAGGATGTGGATGGGAAGTGCCACAGCTTGACTGCCTCCTACGTGCGGGCCCAGTACCAGCAGGATGCCAGCCTGCCCCACTGCCGCTTCTACGAG gagTTTGACACCCATGGGCGCCAGGTGCCCCTCCCTGCTGGAATCTACAACCTGGACGATCTGAAGGCTCTGGGGCAGCGTCAGGGCTGGTGCCCATACTTCCTCGCCCGCTACTCA ATCCTGCACGCCAATGTGGTGGTTTACAGCTACCACTACCTTCTGGATCCCAAGATTGCTGACCTGGTGTCCAAGGAGCTAGCCCGCAAGGCCGTGGTGGTGTTTGACGAGGCCCACAATATTG aCAATGTGTGCATCGATTCCATGAGCGTCAACCTCACCCGACGCACCCTGGACCGCTGTCAGAGCAACCTGGACACCCTGCAGAAGACAGTACTCAG gatCAAGGAGACAGATGAGCAGCGCCTGCGAGAGGAGTACAGGCGCCTGGTGGAGGGGCTGCGGGAGGCCAGCGCTGCCCGGGAGACGGACGCCCACCTGGCCAACCCCGTGCTGCCCGACGAGGTGCTGCAGG AGGCTGTTCCAGGCTCTATCCGCACAGCAGAGCACTTCCTGGGCTTCCTGCGGCGCCTGCTGGAGTATGTGAAGTGGCGGCTGCGCGTGCAGCACGTGGTGCAGGAGAGCCCGCCGGCCTTCCTGGGCAGCCTGGCCCAGCGGGTGTGCATCCAGCGCAAGCCCCTCAG ATTCTGTGCGGAGCGCCTCCGCTCCCTCCTGCACACCTTGGAGATCGCCGATCTGGCCGACTTCTCCCCGCTCACCCTGCTCGCCAACTTCGCCACCCTGGTCAGCACCTACGCCAAGG GCTTCACCATCATCATCGAGCCCTTTGATGACAGGACCCCAACCATCGCCAACCCTGTCCTGCACTTCAG CTGCATGGACGCCTCCCTGGCCATCAAACCCGTGTTTGAGCGCTTCCAGTCTGTCATCATCACATCTGGG ACCCTGTCCCCGCTGGACATCTACCCCAAGATCCTGGACTTCCACCCCGTCACCATGGCAACCTTCACCATGACGCTGGCCCGGGTCTGCCTCTGCCCCATG ATCATCGGCCGTGGGAACGACCAGGTGGCCATCAGCTCCAAATTCGAGACCCGGGAAGACATTG CGGTGATCCGGAACTACGGCAACCTGCTGCTGGAGATGTCCGCCGTGGTCCCGGATGGCATCGTGGCCTTCTTCACCAGCTACCAGTACATGGAAAGCACTGTGGCCTCCTGGTATGAGCAG GGCATCCTCGAGAACATCCAGAGGAACAAGCTGCTCTTCATCGAGACCCAGGATGGGGCTGAGACCAGTGTGGCCCTGGAGAAGTACCAGGAG GCCTGTGAGAATGGCCGTGGAGCCATCCTGCTCTCTGTGGCACGGGGCAAGGTGTCCGAGGGGATCGACTTTG TTCACCATTACGGGCGTGCTGTCATCATGTTCGGGGTCCCCTACGTCTACACACAGAGCCGCATCCTCAAG gcCCGGCTGGAGTATCTGCGGGACCAGTTCCAGATCCGAGAGAATGACTTCCTCACCTTCGACGCCATGCGCCATGCGGCACAGTGCGTGGGTCGTGCCATCAGGGGCAAGACTGACTACGGCCTCATGGTCTTCGCTGACAAG CGCTTTGCCCGGGCCGACAAGCGGGGGAAGCTGCCCCGCTGGATCCAGGAGCATCTCACCGACGCCAACCTCAACCTCACTGTGGACGAGGGCGTCCAGGTTGCCAAGTACTTCCTGCGGCAGATGGCGCAGCCCTTCCATCGG GAGGACCAGCTGGGCCTGTCCCTGCTCAGCCTGGAGCAGCTGCAGTCAGAGGAGACGCTGCGGCGAGTGGAGCAGATCGCCCAGCAGCTGTGA
- the Ercc2 gene encoding general transcription and DNA repair factor IIH helicase subunit XPD isoform X2: protein MKLNVDGLLVYFPYDYIYPEQFSYMLELKRTLDAKGHGVLEMPSGTGKTVSLLALIMAYQRAYPLEVTKLIYCSRTVPEIEKVIEELRKLLNFYEKQEGEKLPFLGLALSSRKNLCIHPEVTPLRFGKDVDGKCHSLTASYVRAQYQQDASLPHCRFYEEFDTHGRQVPLPAGIYNLDDLKALGQRQGWCPYFLARYSILHANVVVYSYHYLLDPKIADLVSKELARKAVVVFDEAHNIDNVCIDSMSVNLTRRTLDRCQSNLDTLQKTVLRIKETDEQRLREEYRRLVEGLREASAARETDAHLANPVLPDEVLQEAVPGSIRTAEHFLGFLRRLLEYVKWRLRVQHVVQESPPAFLGSLAQRVCIQRKPLRFCAERLRSLLHTLEIADLADFSPLTLLANFATLVSTYAKGFTIIIEPFDDRTPTIANPVLHFSCMDASLAIKPVFERFQSVIITSGTLSPLDIYPKILDFHPVTMATFTMTLARVCLCPMIIGRGNDQVAISSKFETREDIAVIRNYGNLLLEMSAVVPDGIVAFFTSYQYMESTVASWYEQVS from the exons atgaA GCTCAATGTGGACGGGCTGCTGGTCTACTTCCCGTACGACTACATCTACCCGGAGCAGTTCTCCTACATGCTGGAGCTCAAACGCACGCTGGATGCCAAG GGTCATGGAGTCTTGGAGATGCCTTCAGGTACTGGGAAGACAGTGTCCCTTCTGGCTCTGATTATGGCCTACCAGCGG GCGTACCCACTGGAGGTCACCAAACTCATCTATTGCTCGAGAACAGTGCCCGAGATTGAGAAG GTGATTGAGGAGCTGCGCAAGTTGCTTAATTTCTATGAGAAGCAGGAGGGTGAGAAGCTGCcatttttgggtctggctctgaGCTCTCGCAAGAACCTGTGTATTCACCCCGAG GTGACGCCCCTGCGCTTCGGGAAGGATGTGGATGGGAAGTGCCACAGCTTGACTGCCTCCTACGTGCGGGCCCAGTACCAGCAGGATGCCAGCCTGCCCCACTGCCGCTTCTACGAG gagTTTGACACCCATGGGCGCCAGGTGCCCCTCCCTGCTGGAATCTACAACCTGGACGATCTGAAGGCTCTGGGGCAGCGTCAGGGCTGGTGCCCATACTTCCTCGCCCGCTACTCA ATCCTGCACGCCAATGTGGTGGTTTACAGCTACCACTACCTTCTGGATCCCAAGATTGCTGACCTGGTGTCCAAGGAGCTAGCCCGCAAGGCCGTGGTGGTGTTTGACGAGGCCCACAATATTG aCAATGTGTGCATCGATTCCATGAGCGTCAACCTCACCCGACGCACCCTGGACCGCTGTCAGAGCAACCTGGACACCCTGCAGAAGACAGTACTCAG gatCAAGGAGACAGATGAGCAGCGCCTGCGAGAGGAGTACAGGCGCCTGGTGGAGGGGCTGCGGGAGGCCAGCGCTGCCCGGGAGACGGACGCCCACCTGGCCAACCCCGTGCTGCCCGACGAGGTGCTGCAGG AGGCTGTTCCAGGCTCTATCCGCACAGCAGAGCACTTCCTGGGCTTCCTGCGGCGCCTGCTGGAGTATGTGAAGTGGCGGCTGCGCGTGCAGCACGTGGTGCAGGAGAGCCCGCCGGCCTTCCTGGGCAGCCTGGCCCAGCGGGTGTGCATCCAGCGCAAGCCCCTCAG ATTCTGTGCGGAGCGCCTCCGCTCCCTCCTGCACACCTTGGAGATCGCCGATCTGGCCGACTTCTCCCCGCTCACCCTGCTCGCCAACTTCGCCACCCTGGTCAGCACCTACGCCAAGG GCTTCACCATCATCATCGAGCCCTTTGATGACAGGACCCCAACCATCGCCAACCCTGTCCTGCACTTCAG CTGCATGGACGCCTCCCTGGCCATCAAACCCGTGTTTGAGCGCTTCCAGTCTGTCATCATCACATCTGGG ACCCTGTCCCCGCTGGACATCTACCCCAAGATCCTGGACTTCCACCCCGTCACCATGGCAACCTTCACCATGACGCTGGCCCGGGTCTGCCTCTGCCCCATG ATCATCGGCCGTGGGAACGACCAGGTGGCCATCAGCTCCAAATTCGAGACCCGGGAAGACATTG CGGTGATCCGGAACTACGGCAACCTGCTGCTGGAGATGTCCGCCGTGGTCCCGGATGGCATCGTGGCCTTCTTCACCAGCTACCAGTACATGGAAAGCACTGTGGCCTCCTGGTATGAGCAG GTGAGCTGA